The Candidatus Nanohalovita haloferacivicina genome has a window encoding:
- a CDS encoding DUF4886 domain-containing protein, whose translation MVLFVLEGAVLFVSDFSFGSEPEVETPDADAANNPSENVSTTSVSDEDDNSSESDRRPDSNELNSSSVEGEAVENESINSSDEADPRPVENVSTLFVGNSYTDRNDLPVLYRSVVGSTSNFSESSVTVDSVTYGGYRLREHASDLESGGRISSVLGDDWDYVVLQEQSQIIGFSLDHEERIKSMDAGERLSQAVNRSGADTVLFMTWGRRDGDERNRFIYPNYTAMQKYLRGGYEQMRYRVRDNGSEASIAPVGMAFKEAYDYSSRDGPANRTGTVFYDLYASDGSHPSVQGSYLAALVIGATSTGVEPLNVSYRPSEVSSSRADLLKGFASSAADYY comes from the coding sequence GTGGTCTTGTTTGTTCTGGAAGGTGCTGTGCTTTTTGTCTCTGATTTCAGTTTTGGTTCGGAGCCTGAGGTCGAGACACCGGATGCTGATGCGGCCAATAATCCTTCAGAAAATGTTTCTACTACTTCTGTTTCTGATGAGGATGATAATAGTTCTGAATCTGATAGAAGGCCTGATAGTAATGAGTTGAATAGTTCTTCTGTTGAGGGTGAGGCTGTGGAGAATGAATCAATTAATTCTTCTGATGAGGCAGATCCGAGGCCTGTTGAGAATGTGAGCACTCTTTTTGTCGGCAATAGTTATACTGACAGGAATGATCTTCCTGTGCTTTACAGGAGTGTTGTTGGTTCCACATCTAATTTTTCTGAGAGCTCTGTTACTGTTGATTCTGTTACCTATGGCGGTTATCGTTTGAGGGAGCATGCCAGTGATCTTGAGAGTGGAGGCCGGATTTCCAGTGTTCTCGGGGATGATTGGGATTATGTTGTTTTGCAGGAGCAGAGCCAGATTATTGGTTTCAGTCTGGATCATGAGGAGAGGATAAAGTCGATGGATGCCGGTGAGAGGCTTTCTCAGGCTGTTAACCGGAGTGGTGCGGATACTGTTCTTTTCATGACCTGGGGCCGTAGGGATGGTGATGAGCGTAACAGGTTTATCTATCCGAACTATACTGCGATGCAGAAGTATCTGAGAGGTGGTTACGAGCAGATGCGTTACAGGGTCAGGGACAACGGTAGTGAGGCCAGTATTGCGCCGGTAGGTATGGCTTTTAAGGAGGCCTATGATTATAGCTCGAGGGATGGTCCTGCTAACAGGACGGGTACTGTTTTCTATGATCTGTATGCTTCGGATGGTTCTCATCCGAGTGTTCAGGGCAGTTATCTTGCTGCTCTGGTGATTGGCGCTACCAGCACAGGTGTTGAGCCTTTGAATGTGTCGTACAGGCCTTCTGAAGTTTCTAGTTCTCGTGCTGATCTTTTGAAGGGTTTTGCTAGTAGTGCTGCGGATTATTATTGA
- a CDS encoding winged helix-turn-helix domain-containing protein has protein sequence MEDKIGEVAGYVWRYLEDEGKCSVSSISSSLDFPRSKVNMAIGWLAREGKLEFVDADRGTYVKAS, from the coding sequence TTGGAGGATAAGATTGGTGAAGTCGCAGGTTATGTTTGGAGGTATTTAGAGGATGAAGGAAAGTGTTCTGTCTCGTCTATTTCGAGTTCTCTTGATTTTCCGCGTTCAAAGGTGAATATGGCTATTGGTTGGCTTGCTCGTGAGGGTAAGCTTGAGTTTGTTGACGCTGATCGCGGAACTTATGTGAAGGCTTCTTGA
- a CDS encoding aminopeptidase, producing the protein MSLVDGARTIVNQCLNVQDGEEVLVVNDGNDADLIDALFEVLDDRDVEATYIEYEEPENHGEEPPEKVAEAMKEADVVIAPTIKSLSHTNARKEANKAGTRVATLPTVSKEIWNSSLQADYDEVKRITEKVYDLLEDADEVRIETPSGTDLRFDVEIDTYHNDTGILHEAGAFGNLPAGEPNGYPANMEGTLVFDHFPFSPDAKKVEIRDSKVVALENKEGATTSELEKAFEDVPCSKKVAEFGFGTNPEATIIGNTLQDEKVLGTIHVALGDNCSYVPEGDDRRNPCDIHWDSVCEKPTVWFDDKKILDEGEPVFLEE; encoded by the coding sequence ATGAGTTTAGTTGATGGAGCTAGGACGATTGTTAATCAATGTTTAAACGTTCAGGATGGCGAGGAGGTGCTTGTTGTTAACGATGGTAATGATGCAGATCTGATTGATGCACTGTTTGAAGTGCTTGATGATCGGGACGTCGAGGCGACGTACATCGAGTACGAGGAGCCGGAGAACCATGGCGAAGAACCTCCTGAGAAGGTTGCGGAAGCTATGAAAGAGGCCGATGTGGTTATTGCACCAACTATCAAGTCCTTGAGCCACACCAATGCAAGGAAGGAGGCAAATAAGGCCGGAACCAGGGTTGCTACTTTGCCGACTGTCAGCAAGGAAATATGGAATTCAAGCCTTCAGGCCGATTATGATGAGGTTAAGAGAATTACCGAGAAAGTCTATGATCTTCTTGAGGATGCTGATGAGGTAAGGATTGAGACACCTTCCGGTACTGATCTGCGTTTCGATGTTGAGATCGACACATACCATAACGATACTGGTATTCTGCATGAGGCCGGTGCGTTCGGAAATCTTCCGGCTGGAGAGCCCAACGGTTATCCTGCTAACATGGAGGGCACGCTTGTTTTCGATCACTTCCCGTTCTCTCCTGACGCGAAAAAAGTTGAGATCAGAGACAGCAAGGTTGTAGCACTGGAGAACAAGGAAGGCGCTACGACTTCTGAGCTGGAGAAGGCCTTTGAGGATGTTCCTTGTTCGAAGAAGGTTGCCGAGTTCGGTTTCGGTACGAATCCTGAGGCCACTATTATCGGTAATACTTTGCAGGATGAGAAGGTTCTGGGAACTATTCACGTAGCTCTCGGTGACAATTGTTCGTATGTTCCTGAGGGAGATGACAGGAGGAATCCGTGTGATATTCACTGGGATTCTGTATGTGAGAAGCCTACTGTCTGGTTTGACGATAAGAAGATTCTTGACGAAGGAGAGCCTGTCTTCCTGGAGGAGTAG
- a CDS encoding DUF5794 domain-containing protein, protein MVLDFLDDGAQRLLLVLCLPLVDGVFATLLVTGAIQTFSDVVNVALTIFSGAGALAVLYSSADSGREARRMVKQVTPFLLGGALVISLIAPVFASVFYMERLKYATGLAIIAIAAHILELDHAEKFPVPAIVVTGLVVSVQSPAAAAPSLEYVVPALGTAAMAVGVLYLASLIDIERMDLDYIRRGGAMVLCLIGLSQFGLAVPSELGLAVLALSVFASLRKG, encoded by the coding sequence ATGGTTCTGGACTTCTTAGATGACGGCGCCCAAAGGCTTTTGCTCGTTCTCTGTCTTCCGCTGGTAGATGGTGTTTTCGCAACACTGCTCGTTACAGGCGCAATCCAGACATTCTCAGATGTTGTTAACGTAGCTTTGACAATTTTCAGTGGTGCAGGAGCGCTGGCAGTTCTTTACTCGTCAGCTGATTCTGGTAGAGAGGCCCGCAGAATGGTTAAGCAGGTAACTCCTTTCCTGCTTGGTGGTGCATTGGTAATTTCGTTGATCGCACCGGTCTTCGCCTCAGTGTTCTATATGGAGCGTTTGAAGTATGCTACAGGCCTTGCAATTATTGCGATCGCAGCTCATATCCTGGAGCTTGATCATGCTGAGAAGTTCCCTGTGCCTGCTATAGTGGTTACAGGCCTTGTTGTTTCGGTTCAGAGTCCTGCGGCGGCTGCTCCATCATTGGAGTACGTGGTTCCTGCGCTTGGAACTGCTGCTATGGCTGTAGGTGTTCTTTATCTGGCCTCATTGATTGATATTGAGAGAATGGATCTTGATTATATTCGGAGAGGAGGTGCGATGGTTCTCTGTCTGATAGGCCTTTCTCAGTTCGGATTGGCTGTTCCTTCGGAGTTAGGCCTTGCAGTTCTTGCTCTTTCAGTGTTTGCTTCTCTGAGGAAAGGTTAG
- a CDS encoding FxsA family protein — MIGILLLLAMIVLPFTDLYILVQLAGMLGFWQTLAIVVVTGIVGATIVKREGRHVLKKLQRSVTAGEISRNVAEGALLVIAGLLLISPGIITDAIGFLLAFRPLRERLVARYIKGNTGNIEIEFYSL, encoded by the coding sequence ATGATCGGAATCCTACTCCTGCTGGCAATGATAGTACTACCATTCACAGATCTATACATACTTGTACAGCTAGCAGGAATGCTCGGATTCTGGCAGACACTGGCCATCGTCGTAGTAACAGGCATAGTCGGCGCAACAATAGTCAAAAGAGAAGGCCGTCACGTACTCAAAAAACTACAGAGATCAGTCACAGCAGGAGAAATAAGCCGAAACGTAGCAGAGGGCGCACTACTAGTCATAGCAGGTCTACTACTCATTTCACCAGGAATAATAACCGACGCAATCGGATTCCTGCTGGCATTCAGGCCTCTAAGAGAAAGACTGGTCGCAAGATACATCAAAGGAAACACAGGAAACATAGAAATCGAATTCTACAGCCTCTAA
- a CDS encoding exodeoxyribonuclease VII large subunit, with translation MNNYQKYFLTACIGLLTLYLATSIPPEKVEISEVRPSMAGEKVRVTGEVANPAGRNHFFFTLKNREKSIEAVKFDKRPSHAQGEKVTLEGEVSMYRGELQIIVDRIKNR, from the coding sequence ATGAACAACTACCAGAAATACTTTCTCACAGCCTGCATAGGCCTTCTCACACTATACCTTGCAACCAGTATTCCACCGGAGAAAGTAGAAATATCGGAAGTGAGGCCTTCGATGGCTGGAGAAAAAGTCAGAGTTACTGGAGAAGTAGCCAATCCAGCCGGAAGAAACCACTTTTTCTTCACACTGAAAAATCGAGAAAAAAGTATCGAGGCCGTAAAATTCGATAAAAGGCCTTCACACGCTCAGGGAGAAAAAGTAACTCTGGAAGGAGAAGTTTCCATGTACAGAGGAGAACTCCAGATAATAGTTGACAGAATCAAGAATCGGTAA
- the thpR gene encoding RNA 2',3'-cyclic phosphodiesterase, translating to MPRVFSAIEIEQTEALNKLKQVRNETDLGFKPVPTEKMHITLQFFKNTDKQEIKKIEQALNNVQQEPFNVEIRGLGAFPSKNHVRVIWAGINSEKIFDLHNQVSQHEVPDSSQHEFEPHITLHRVKKLRKGQKKTLHEKFEKYQGRKIADIKVDKVKLFESVLKENGPHYRKLKVKKLE from the coding sequence ATGCCGAGAGTCTTCTCAGCCATCGAAATAGAGCAAACCGAAGCCCTCAACAAACTAAAACAGGTCAGAAACGAGACAGACCTCGGATTCAAACCAGTACCCACAGAAAAAATGCACATCACACTACAATTCTTCAAAAACACAGACAAACAGGAGATAAAGAAGATCGAACAGGCCCTCAACAACGTACAACAAGAACCTTTCAACGTCGAAATCAGAGGTCTCGGCGCATTTCCATCAAAAAACCATGTCAGAGTAATCTGGGCCGGCATCAACTCCGAAAAAATATTCGACCTACATAACCAGGTCTCTCAGCACGAAGTACCTGACTCAAGCCAGCACGAATTCGAACCACATATCACACTCCACAGAGTCAAAAAACTGAGAAAAGGCCAGAAAAAGACGCTGCACGAAAAATTCGAAAAATACCAGGGCCGGAAAATAGCAGATATCAAAGTCGATAAAGTCAAACTTTTCGAAAGCGTTCTGAAAGAAAACGGCCCCCACTACAGAAAACTCAAAGTGAAGAAACTGGAATGA
- a CDS encoding PRC-barrel domain-containing protein, producing MANNPRGTEIRGKTIVSEEHGKKFGEVDDLSFVSDTGELMNILITDTTEHISEQSLQEDRKGRNLVPFSAVKSIGDFVIVSEEDMI from the coding sequence ATGGCAAATAATCCGCGTGGAACTGAGATTAGAGGCAAGACGATTGTTTCTGAAGAACATGGTAAAAAATTCGGTGAGGTAGATGATCTTTCGTTTGTATCTGATACTGGAGAGCTGATGAATATACTAATTACTGATACTACGGAGCATATTTCCGAGCAGAGTCTTCAGGAGGACAGGAAGGGCCGTAACCTGGTACCTTTCTCTGCTGTGAAGTCTATTGGGGACTTTGTGATTGTCTCTGAAGAAGACATGATTTAG
- the radA gene encoding DNA repair and recombination protein RadA — protein sequence MADDVELEDLDGVGGKTAERLREEGLTNLMEIANMKAGELSGKVDGIGESAAESIVNSAMDLADVGGFETGTERYKQRQEMRKISTNSESFNELLDGGVETQSLTELYGEFGAGKTQIAHHLAVNVQRSEEEGGLGKGAIYIDTEDTFIPERIEQMAEAQDMDADEVLDNIHVARAFNSDHQMLLAEEAKTICEENDIGLIVVDSLMAHFRSEYVGRGELAKRQQKLNKHMSTLLKAANTHNVAVVLTNQVMDNPDQMFGDPTKAIGGNIVAHNCATIIYLRKGKKDTRVARLEDSPYLPEGEAVYSITDEGIIDG from the coding sequence ATGGCAGACGACGTAGAACTTGAAGATCTAGATGGCGTAGGAGGAAAAACAGCAGAAAGACTCCGGGAAGAAGGCCTAACCAACCTCATGGAAATCGCAAACATGAAGGCCGGAGAACTATCAGGAAAAGTAGACGGCATCGGAGAATCCGCAGCAGAAAGCATCGTAAACTCTGCAATGGATCTAGCCGACGTAGGAGGATTCGAAACAGGAACAGAAAGATACAAACAGAGACAGGAAATGAGAAAAATCTCCACAAACTCCGAAAGCTTCAACGAACTACTTGACGGCGGAGTAGAAACACAATCCCTCACAGAACTCTACGGAGAGTTCGGAGCAGGAAAAACACAGATCGCACACCACCTGGCAGTAAACGTACAGAGATCAGAGGAAGAAGGAGGCCTAGGAAAAGGCGCAATCTACATCGACACAGAAGACACATTCATCCCAGAAAGAATCGAACAAATGGCCGAAGCACAGGACATGGACGCAGACGAAGTACTCGACAACATCCACGTAGCACGAGCATTCAACTCCGACCACCAGATGCTTCTAGCAGAAGAAGCCAAAACAATCTGCGAGGAAAACGACATAGGCCTAATCGTAGTCGACTCCCTTATGGCCCACTTCAGGTCAGAATACGTAGGCAGAGGAGAACTAGCCAAGCGACAGCAAAAGTTGAACAAGCACATGTCAACACTGCTGAAAGCAGCAAATACACACAACGTAGCAGTAGTCCTCACAAACCAGGTCATGGACAACCCAGACCAGATGTTCGGAGACCCTACAAAGGCCATCGGAGGAAACATCGTAGCACACAACTGCGCAACAATCATCTACCTCAGAAAAGGAAAGAAAGACACAAGAGTCGCAAGACTCGAAGACTCACCTTACCTACCAGAAGGAGAAGCAGTCTACTCAATCACAGACGAAGGAATTATCGACGGTTAA
- a CDS encoding DUF2240 family protein: protein MDPEEIIEKIVEETELDEDEVKEKVEEKMDEFEGLVSEEGAVHLVAKEHGVNIGQEMSEDLKIENIVPDMRKVNFKARVVNISDLNTFERDDDEEDGRVQNVVLGDDTGTIRMTLWDEQTEIADKISEGDAIEITGAYTMEDDRGNAEIRLGDSAKVAMADDEDVPEVETGGMDTEEASIREVTAENSSYKINGMLMAVYTNNPFYRVDPDSGDTVRENDDGEYVTDDGDVIEEPGHRLALSGVIDDGTENIRVVFFGEQARKVLEIDEETEKEGDLDAVEEAGDEAIGKELQIEGRTRYNDYFGRIELLANSVEEIDTTEQLKQLLEVMEV from the coding sequence ATGGACCCCGAGGAAATAATCGAGAAAATAGTAGAGGAAACAGAACTCGACGAAGACGAAGTAAAAGAAAAAGTAGAAGAAAAAATGGACGAGTTCGAAGGCCTAGTATCAGAAGAAGGCGCAGTCCACCTCGTAGCAAAAGAACACGGCGTAAACATAGGCCAGGAAATGAGCGAAGACCTCAAAATAGAAAACATCGTACCAGACATGAGAAAAGTCAACTTCAAGGCCCGAGTAGTCAACATCTCAGACCTCAACACCTTCGAAAGAGACGACGATGAAGAAGACGGCCGCGTACAGAACGTGGTTCTCGGGGACGACACAGGAACAATTAGAATGACCCTCTGGGACGAACAAACAGAGATCGCAGACAAGATCAGCGAAGGCGACGCAATCGAAATAACAGGCGCCTACACAATGGAAGACGATCGAGGAAACGCAGAAATCCGACTCGGAGACTCAGCCAAAGTAGCAATGGCAGACGACGAAGACGTACCCGAAGTAGAAACTGGAGGCATGGACACAGAAGAGGCCTCAATCAGAGAAGTCACAGCAGAAAACTCATCATACAAGATCAACGGAATGCTGATGGCAGTCTACACAAACAACCCCTTCTACCGTGTAGATCCAGACTCAGGAGACACAGTCAGAGAAAACGACGATGGAGAATACGTAACCGACGATGGAGACGTAATAGAAGAACCAGGCCACAGACTAGCGCTCTCAGGCGTAATAGACGATGGAACAGAAAACATCAGAGTAGTATTCTTCGGAGAACAGGCCCGAAAAGTACTGGAAATCGACGAAGAAACAGAAAAAGAAGGCGACCTGGACGCAGTCGAAGAAGCAGGAGACGAAGCAATCGGCAAAGAACTACAGATCGAAGGCCGAACACGCTACAACGACTACTTCGGAAGAATAGAGCTACTTGCAAACAGTGTAGAAGAAATAGACACAACAGAACAGCTCAAACAACTTCTAGAAGTCATGGAAGTCTAA
- a CDS encoding histone, which yields MEFSRAKMKEMIKGQGDKRVSQESAETLGQILETFAGDVAEEAIAIAREDGRKTIRKEDVKEALK from the coding sequence ATGGAATTCTCAAGAGCTAAGATGAAGGAAATGATCAAAGGCCAAGGAGACAAACGAGTTTCCCAAGAAAGCGCCGAAACACTCGGACAAATTCTAGAAACATTTGCAGGCGACGTAGCAGAAGAAGCAATCGCAATTGCAAGAGAAGACGGCCGCAAAACAATCCGCAAGGAAGACGTCAAAGAGGCCCTGAAATAA